A stretch of the Bacteroidales bacterium genome encodes the following:
- a CDS encoding succinate dehydrogenase cytochrome b subunit: MDNSLLKFSSITKKIVMACAGLFLLLFLLVHLGINLCLLRNDNGEWFSAAADFMSTNYIVKVFEIVLFGGIMIHILFGIILTLKNWASRPIGYAKCNKSETSFFSKYMIWTGLIIFIFLAIHFMNFYFVKLGWVPVPEGAEGKHDFYHMAINLFQSPLYCVIYIILLIILGLHLNHSLQSAFQTLGLNHDKYTPCVKAFSSIYAIVVAGGFIIIPIYFQFFYN; this comes from the coding sequence ATGGACAACTCATTATTAAAATTTTCTTCGATTACTAAAAAAATCGTTATGGCTTGCGCAGGATTATTCCTGCTGTTATTCCTGCTGGTTCACCTTGGTATTAATCTTTGCCTGTTGCGTAACGATAATGGCGAATGGTTTTCGGCGGCGGCCGATTTTATGAGTACAAATTATATTGTGAAAGTTTTTGAGATCGTTCTTTTTGGCGGAATTATGATTCATATTTTGTTTGGAATAATTCTGACCCTGAAGAATTGGGCATCGCGACCTATCGGATATGCTAAGTGCAATAAATCCGAAACATCATTCTTTTCAAAATATATGATATGGACAGGGCTTATCATTTTTATTTTCCTTGCTATTCATTTTATGAATTTTTATTTTGTGAAATTAGGTTGGGTACCTGTTCCTGAAGGTGCAGAAGGGAAACATGATTTTTATCACATGGCGATCAACTTATTTCAGTCTCCTTTATATTGTGTAATTTATATTATTCTTTTGATAATTCTCGGATTACACCTGAATCATTCACTGCAATCAGCATTTCAAACCCTGGGATTAAACCATGATAAATACACTCCGTGTGTTAAAGCATTCAGTAGTATATATGCTATTGTTGTTGCCGGCGGTTTTATCATCATCCCAATTTATTTCCAGTTTTTTTACAATTAA
- a CDS encoding aminopeptidase P N-terminal domain-containing protein: MKYLPINPKLFISNRERFRKELKPNSFAIFNSSDEMPRNGDQDHPFRQSSDFFYLTGIDQAKSVLFIFPDCPLEKYREALFVEETNDYIAVWYGKKYSKEEATEVSGIKNVFWLDSFDTALKEVMAACEYVYLNANENPRYSNPVPYCDIRFNKHLTQKYPAHKYERSAPIVSRLRMIKSSIEIDLLKEAISITEKAFRRLLGFTKPGVMEYEVEAEITHEFIRNRANGHAYYPIVASGKGACVLHYIENNKECKDGDLLLLDFGAEYANYAADLSRTIPVNGKFSPRQKDVYNACLRVMKAAIKMLVPGTTIDAYHTEVCKVMDKELVGLGLYTEENVKKQDAAKPLFFKYYMHGTSHYIGLDVHDVGTKQDVIKPGMLFSCEPGIYIQEEGIGIRIENDILITENGNIDLMASIPIEVDEIEKLMKK, from the coding sequence ATGAAATATTTACCAATAAATCCAAAGCTGTTCATATCGAACAGAGAGCGTTTCAGAAAGGAACTTAAACCAAACTCTTTTGCCATATTCAATTCCAGCGACGAGATGCCACGTAACGGAGACCAGGACCATCCTTTCAGACAAAGCTCCGATTTTTTTTATCTCACCGGTATCGACCAGGCAAAAAGTGTATTATTTATTTTCCCTGATTGTCCGCTTGAAAAATATCGTGAAGCATTATTTGTTGAAGAAACTAACGACTACATAGCTGTCTGGTATGGGAAAAAATATTCTAAAGAAGAAGCAACAGAAGTTTCAGGAATAAAAAATGTTTTCTGGCTCGACAGTTTTGATACGGCATTAAAAGAAGTAATGGCGGCCTGCGAATATGTTTACCTGAATGCCAATGAAAATCCGCGTTATTCAAACCCTGTCCCTTACTGTGATATCCGTTTCAATAAACATCTTACACAAAAATATCCTGCCCATAAATATGAACGCTCAGCTCCTATAGTAAGCAGGCTGCGCATGATAAAATCCAGCATAGAAATCGATTTACTGAAAGAAGCTATAAGTATTACAGAAAAAGCATTCCGGCGTTTACTTGGATTTACTAAACCCGGTGTGATGGAATACGAAGTGGAAGCAGAAATAACTCATGAGTTCATCCGCAACCGTGCCAATGGTCATGCTTATTATCCTATAGTTGCATCGGGCAAGGGCGCATGTGTGCTTCATTATATTGAAAACAACAAAGAATGCAAAGACGGCGATTTGCTTCTTCTTGATTTTGGCGCTGAATACGCTAATTATGCTGCCGACCTTTCTCGCACCATTCCTGTTAACGGAAAATTTTCTCCCCGGCAGAAAGATGTTTACAATGCCTGCCTTCGTGTGATGAAAGCTGCAATAAAAATGCTTGTCCCCGGAACCACTATTGATGCATACCATACTGAAGTTTGCAAAGTGATGGATAAGGAACTTGTTGGTTTGGGATTATATACTGAAGAAAATGTGAAAAAACAGGATGCTGCAAAGCCTTTGTTTTTCAAGTATTACATGCATGGCACTTCGCATTACATCGGACTTGATGTTCACGACGTAGGAACAAAACAGGATGTGATAAAACCCGGAATGTTGTTTTCATGCGAACCCGGAATTTACATACAGGAAGAAGGTATCGGAATACGAATTGAAAACGATATTCTAATTACTGAAAATGGCAATATCGACCTAATGGCAAGCATTCCTATAGAAGTGGATGAGATTGAAAAGTTGATGAAGAAGTAG